A single window of Eleginops maclovinus isolate JMC-PN-2008 ecotype Puerto Natales chromosome 19, JC_Emac_rtc_rv5, whole genome shotgun sequence DNA harbors:
- the tpo gene encoding thyroid peroxidase isoform X1 yields the protein MAFYLNIHFLIMLLCIILPRVSPDEARHLNSTSLRELLILSFQESQRMLHEASLHSRQRRGSASSSTLVSPFLRQTEPETLENSRAAELFQTTLHVLNDKARQRYKRDVMAPALLSWEDVELIAELSKCPPVTHPNICQQSHLNKYRSISGVCNNRQNPLWGAANNPLVRWLPAEYEDGGREPKGWNQGRLHNGFQLPPPWEVTKKIVRSSSKLKDDVYSHMLVEWGQYISHDFTLTPQIKGGAGLWSEVDCLKTCQNVHPCFPIETGDTIKAADGCMPFFRSNAACIVKRRSDIRQALQRQQMNGITSFIDASCVYGHSPRLESSLRDLYGLNGKLAVNDQFRDHTGRTYPPFVANLPSACRQGPHSERVECFSAGDSRINEGMPLICLHTLWLREHNRIAEALKHINGHWSPETIFQEARKIVGALHQIITMRDYVPKIIGVEAFEHYIGPYRGYDPTTDPSTSNVLATAAFRFGHGTISPILQRLNESFQMHEHFPHLRMGSTFFSPWRIVKEGGIEPTLRGSIGTPASTASANMLLTEEVTDRLIILNDSKFRDLASLNLQRGRDHGLPGYNDWRSFCGLERIITLEDLKEVVRDSRVAENILQIYKNPDNIDVWLGGLVESQLPGSRTGPLNACLIGKQMKAFRDGDRFWWEAEGMFSQQQKAELLKGSLSRIICDNSNIREVPADSFRFGRFPNDYFSCDHLPSINLEAWREEMSQDLVQCGTPRHIWNGDFILSSTSGKLVALYSCYHGFKLKGAAAIICEGNQWNNQPPQCTGT from the exons CCACATCTTTGAGAGAACTGCTTATCTTGTCATTTCAAGAAAGCCAACGAATGCTACATGAAGCCTCTCTCCACTCCAGACAAAG ACGAGGCTCAGCCTCCTCTTCAACGCTAGTGTCTCCATTCCTTCGGCAAACCGAGCCTGAGACCCTGGAGAATTCCCGAGCTGCAGAGCTTTTTCAAACAACACTGCACGTCCTCAATGACAAAGCGAGACAGAGATATAAAAGGGATGTCATGGCACCAG CCCTGCTCTCATGGGAGGATGTGGAGCTGATTGCAGAGCTGTCTAAATGTCCTCCCGTGACGCATCCAAACATCTGTCAGCAAAGCCACCTCAACAAATACAGATCCATATCTGGCGTCTGCAATAACAG GCAAAATCCTCTCTGGGGAGCAGCCAACAATCCCTTGGTCAGGTGGCTTCCAGCTGAATACGAAGACGGAGGGAGAGAACCCAAGGGTTGGAACCAAGGACGGCTCCATAATGGATTCCAACTTCCCCCG ccatGGGAGGTCACCAAGAAAATAGTGAGGAGCTCATCCAAACTGAAGGATGATGTCTATTCTCACATGCTAGTGGAGTGGGGCCAGTACATCAGCCATGACTTTACCCTGACCCCTCAAATCAAAGGCGGTGCTGGCCTTTGGAGTGAGGTGGACTGTTTGAAGACATGTCAAAATGTGCATCCATGCTTTCCCATTGAG ACAGGTGATACTATCAAAGCTGCAGATGGCTGCATGCCTTTTTTTCGCTCCAACGCAGCCTGCATCGTCAAACGTAGGTCAGATATTCGACAAGCTCTGCAGCGACAGCAGATGAACGGCATAACGTCATTCATAGATGCTTCGTGCGTGTATGGCCACAGTCCGAGGCTGGAAAGCTCCCTTCGTGACCTCTACGGCCTCAATGGGAAACTTGCTGTCAACGACCAATTCAGGGATCACACAGGAAGAACATACCCTCCATTTGTCGCCAATCTGCCATCCGCCTGCCGCCAGGGTCCGCACAGTGAGAGAGTTGAGTGTTTCAGTGCTGGAGATAGTCGGATTAATGAGGGTATGCCCCTGATCTGTCTGCATACACTGTGGCTCAGGGAACATAACCGGATTGCAGAGGCACTGAAACACATCAACGGTCATTGGAGCCCGGAGACTATTTTCCAAGAAGCTCGCAAGATTGTCGGAGCTCTGCATCAG ATCATAACTATGAGAGATTATGTTCCAAAGATCATTGGCGTGGAGGCTTTTGAACATTACATTGGACCCTATCGGGGATATGATCCCACTACAGACCCTTCAACATCCAATGTGCTTGCAACCGCTGCATTCAGGTTTGGCCATGGCACCATCTCTCCAATACTCCAGAGACTGAACGAGAGCTTCCAGATGCATGAGCACTTCCCCCACTTGAGGATGGGTAGCACTTTCTTCAGTCCATGGAGAATTGTCAAAGAAG GTGGAATTGAACCGACCCTGAGAGGTTCAATTGGAACTCCAGCATCTACAGCAAGCGCAAACATGCTGTTGACAGAGGAGGTAACAGATCGGCTTATCATTCTCAATGACTCAAAATTCAGGGACCTAGCTTCACTGAACCTACAGAGAGGACGGGATCATGGCCTCCCGG GATACAATGATTGGAGATCATTCTGTGGATTGGAGCGCATCATCACACTGGAAGATCTCAAAGAGGTTGTAAGAGACTCCAGGGTTGCAGAgaatatattacaaatatacaaaaatccTGATAATATCGATGTATGGCTTGGAGGGCTTGTTGAAAGCCAGTTGCCAGGCTCGAGAACTGGTCCCCTTAATGCTTGCCTGATTGGAAAGCAGATGAAAGCATTTCGTGATGGTGATAG GTTTTGGTGGGAGGCTGAAGGAATGTTTAGCCAGCAACAGAAGGCTGAGCTTTTAAAAGGTTCTCTATCTCGGATCATCTGTGACAACAGCAACATCAGGGAAGTCCCAGCTGATTCATTCAGGTTTGGGAGATTCCCCAATGATTACTTCTCCTGTGATCACCTGCCCTCAATTAATTTGGAAGCATGGAGAGAAGAAATGAGCCAAG ATTTAGTACAGTGTGGCACTCCAAGACATATATGGAATGGGGATTTTATTCTGTCCTCTACATCTGGCAAACTGGTTGCTCTGTACTCCTGTTACCATGGTTTCAAGTTAAAGGGTGCCGCTGCAATAATTTGCGAAGGAAATCAATGGAATAATCAACCCCCACAATGTACAGGTACATGA
- the tpo gene encoding thyroid peroxidase isoform X2: MLHEASLHSRQRRGSASSSTLVSPFLRQTEPETLENSRAAELFQTTLHVLNDKARQRYKRDVMAPALLSWEDVELIAELSKCPPVTHPNICQQSHLNKYRSISGVCNNRQNPLWGAANNPLVRWLPAEYEDGGREPKGWNQGRLHNGFQLPPPWEVTKKIVRSSSKLKDDVYSHMLVEWGQYISHDFTLTPQIKGGAGLWSEVDCLKTCQNVHPCFPIETGDTIKAADGCMPFFRSNAACIVKRRSDIRQALQRQQMNGITSFIDASCVYGHSPRLESSLRDLYGLNGKLAVNDQFRDHTGRTYPPFVANLPSACRQGPHSERVECFSAGDSRINEGMPLICLHTLWLREHNRIAEALKHINGHWSPETIFQEARKIVGALHQIITMRDYVPKIIGVEAFEHYIGPYRGYDPTTDPSTSNVLATAAFRFGHGTISPILQRLNESFQMHEHFPHLRMGSTFFSPWRIVKEGGIEPTLRGSIGTPASTASANMLLTEEVTDRLIILNDSKFRDLASLNLQRGRDHGLPGYNDWRSFCGLERIITLEDLKEVVRDSRVAENILQIYKNPDNIDVWLGGLVESQLPGSRTGPLNACLIGKQMKAFRDGDRFWWEAEGMFSQQQKAELLKGSLSRIICDNSNIREVPADSFRFGRFPNDYFSCDHLPSINLEAWREEMSQDLVQCGTPRHIWNGDFILSSTSGKLVALYSCYHGFKLKGAAAIICEGNQWNNQPPQCTGT; encoded by the exons ATGCTACATGAAGCCTCTCTCCACTCCAGACAAAG ACGAGGCTCAGCCTCCTCTTCAACGCTAGTGTCTCCATTCCTTCGGCAAACCGAGCCTGAGACCCTGGAGAATTCCCGAGCTGCAGAGCTTTTTCAAACAACACTGCACGTCCTCAATGACAAAGCGAGACAGAGATATAAAAGGGATGTCATGGCACCAG CCCTGCTCTCATGGGAGGATGTGGAGCTGATTGCAGAGCTGTCTAAATGTCCTCCCGTGACGCATCCAAACATCTGTCAGCAAAGCCACCTCAACAAATACAGATCCATATCTGGCGTCTGCAATAACAG GCAAAATCCTCTCTGGGGAGCAGCCAACAATCCCTTGGTCAGGTGGCTTCCAGCTGAATACGAAGACGGAGGGAGAGAACCCAAGGGTTGGAACCAAGGACGGCTCCATAATGGATTCCAACTTCCCCCG ccatGGGAGGTCACCAAGAAAATAGTGAGGAGCTCATCCAAACTGAAGGATGATGTCTATTCTCACATGCTAGTGGAGTGGGGCCAGTACATCAGCCATGACTTTACCCTGACCCCTCAAATCAAAGGCGGTGCTGGCCTTTGGAGTGAGGTGGACTGTTTGAAGACATGTCAAAATGTGCATCCATGCTTTCCCATTGAG ACAGGTGATACTATCAAAGCTGCAGATGGCTGCATGCCTTTTTTTCGCTCCAACGCAGCCTGCATCGTCAAACGTAGGTCAGATATTCGACAAGCTCTGCAGCGACAGCAGATGAACGGCATAACGTCATTCATAGATGCTTCGTGCGTGTATGGCCACAGTCCGAGGCTGGAAAGCTCCCTTCGTGACCTCTACGGCCTCAATGGGAAACTTGCTGTCAACGACCAATTCAGGGATCACACAGGAAGAACATACCCTCCATTTGTCGCCAATCTGCCATCCGCCTGCCGCCAGGGTCCGCACAGTGAGAGAGTTGAGTGTTTCAGTGCTGGAGATAGTCGGATTAATGAGGGTATGCCCCTGATCTGTCTGCATACACTGTGGCTCAGGGAACATAACCGGATTGCAGAGGCACTGAAACACATCAACGGTCATTGGAGCCCGGAGACTATTTTCCAAGAAGCTCGCAAGATTGTCGGAGCTCTGCATCAG ATCATAACTATGAGAGATTATGTTCCAAAGATCATTGGCGTGGAGGCTTTTGAACATTACATTGGACCCTATCGGGGATATGATCCCACTACAGACCCTTCAACATCCAATGTGCTTGCAACCGCTGCATTCAGGTTTGGCCATGGCACCATCTCTCCAATACTCCAGAGACTGAACGAGAGCTTCCAGATGCATGAGCACTTCCCCCACTTGAGGATGGGTAGCACTTTCTTCAGTCCATGGAGAATTGTCAAAGAAG GTGGAATTGAACCGACCCTGAGAGGTTCAATTGGAACTCCAGCATCTACAGCAAGCGCAAACATGCTGTTGACAGAGGAGGTAACAGATCGGCTTATCATTCTCAATGACTCAAAATTCAGGGACCTAGCTTCACTGAACCTACAGAGAGGACGGGATCATGGCCTCCCGG GATACAATGATTGGAGATCATTCTGTGGATTGGAGCGCATCATCACACTGGAAGATCTCAAAGAGGTTGTAAGAGACTCCAGGGTTGCAGAgaatatattacaaatatacaaaaatccTGATAATATCGATGTATGGCTTGGAGGGCTTGTTGAAAGCCAGTTGCCAGGCTCGAGAACTGGTCCCCTTAATGCTTGCCTGATTGGAAAGCAGATGAAAGCATTTCGTGATGGTGATAG GTTTTGGTGGGAGGCTGAAGGAATGTTTAGCCAGCAACAGAAGGCTGAGCTTTTAAAAGGTTCTCTATCTCGGATCATCTGTGACAACAGCAACATCAGGGAAGTCCCAGCTGATTCATTCAGGTTTGGGAGATTCCCCAATGATTACTTCTCCTGTGATCACCTGCCCTCAATTAATTTGGAAGCATGGAGAGAAGAAATGAGCCAAG ATTTAGTACAGTGTGGCACTCCAAGACATATATGGAATGGGGATTTTATTCTGTCCTCTACATCTGGCAAACTGGTTGCTCTGTACTCCTGTTACCATGGTTTCAAGTTAAAGGGTGCCGCTGCAATAATTTGCGAAGGAAATCAATGGAATAATCAACCCCCACAATGTACAGGTACATGA
- the tpo gene encoding thyroid peroxidase isoform X3, producing the protein MAFYLNIHFLIMLLCIILPRVSPDEARHLNSLLSWEDVELIAELSKCPPVTHPNICQQSHLNKYRSISGVCNNRQNPLWGAANNPLVRWLPAEYEDGGREPKGWNQGRLHNGFQLPPPWEVTKKIVRSSSKLKDDVYSHMLVEWGQYISHDFTLTPQIKGGAGLWSEVDCLKTCQNVHPCFPIETGDTIKAADGCMPFFRSNAACIVKRRSDIRQALQRQQMNGITSFIDASCVYGHSPRLESSLRDLYGLNGKLAVNDQFRDHTGRTYPPFVANLPSACRQGPHSERVECFSAGDSRINEGMPLICLHTLWLREHNRIAEALKHINGHWSPETIFQEARKIVGALHQIITMRDYVPKIIGVEAFEHYIGPYRGYDPTTDPSTSNVLATAAFRFGHGTISPILQRLNESFQMHEHFPHLRMGSTFFSPWRIVKEGGIEPTLRGSIGTPASTASANMLLTEEVTDRLIILNDSKFRDLASLNLQRGRDHGLPGYNDWRSFCGLERIITLEDLKEVVRDSRVAENILQIYKNPDNIDVWLGGLVESQLPGSRTGPLNACLIGKQMKAFRDGDRFWWEAEGMFSQQQKAELLKGSLSRIICDNSNIREVPADSFRFGRFPNDYFSCDHLPSINLEAWREEMSQDLVQCGTPRHIWNGDFILSSTSGKLVALYSCYHGFKLKGAAAIICEGNQWNNQPPQCTGT; encoded by the exons CCCTGCTCTCATGGGAGGATGTGGAGCTGATTGCAGAGCTGTCTAAATGTCCTCCCGTGACGCATCCAAACATCTGTCAGCAAAGCCACCTCAACAAATACAGATCCATATCTGGCGTCTGCAATAACAG GCAAAATCCTCTCTGGGGAGCAGCCAACAATCCCTTGGTCAGGTGGCTTCCAGCTGAATACGAAGACGGAGGGAGAGAACCCAAGGGTTGGAACCAAGGACGGCTCCATAATGGATTCCAACTTCCCCCG ccatGGGAGGTCACCAAGAAAATAGTGAGGAGCTCATCCAAACTGAAGGATGATGTCTATTCTCACATGCTAGTGGAGTGGGGCCAGTACATCAGCCATGACTTTACCCTGACCCCTCAAATCAAAGGCGGTGCTGGCCTTTGGAGTGAGGTGGACTGTTTGAAGACATGTCAAAATGTGCATCCATGCTTTCCCATTGAG ACAGGTGATACTATCAAAGCTGCAGATGGCTGCATGCCTTTTTTTCGCTCCAACGCAGCCTGCATCGTCAAACGTAGGTCAGATATTCGACAAGCTCTGCAGCGACAGCAGATGAACGGCATAACGTCATTCATAGATGCTTCGTGCGTGTATGGCCACAGTCCGAGGCTGGAAAGCTCCCTTCGTGACCTCTACGGCCTCAATGGGAAACTTGCTGTCAACGACCAATTCAGGGATCACACAGGAAGAACATACCCTCCATTTGTCGCCAATCTGCCATCCGCCTGCCGCCAGGGTCCGCACAGTGAGAGAGTTGAGTGTTTCAGTGCTGGAGATAGTCGGATTAATGAGGGTATGCCCCTGATCTGTCTGCATACACTGTGGCTCAGGGAACATAACCGGATTGCAGAGGCACTGAAACACATCAACGGTCATTGGAGCCCGGAGACTATTTTCCAAGAAGCTCGCAAGATTGTCGGAGCTCTGCATCAG ATCATAACTATGAGAGATTATGTTCCAAAGATCATTGGCGTGGAGGCTTTTGAACATTACATTGGACCCTATCGGGGATATGATCCCACTACAGACCCTTCAACATCCAATGTGCTTGCAACCGCTGCATTCAGGTTTGGCCATGGCACCATCTCTCCAATACTCCAGAGACTGAACGAGAGCTTCCAGATGCATGAGCACTTCCCCCACTTGAGGATGGGTAGCACTTTCTTCAGTCCATGGAGAATTGTCAAAGAAG GTGGAATTGAACCGACCCTGAGAGGTTCAATTGGAACTCCAGCATCTACAGCAAGCGCAAACATGCTGTTGACAGAGGAGGTAACAGATCGGCTTATCATTCTCAATGACTCAAAATTCAGGGACCTAGCTTCACTGAACCTACAGAGAGGACGGGATCATGGCCTCCCGG GATACAATGATTGGAGATCATTCTGTGGATTGGAGCGCATCATCACACTGGAAGATCTCAAAGAGGTTGTAAGAGACTCCAGGGTTGCAGAgaatatattacaaatatacaaaaatccTGATAATATCGATGTATGGCTTGGAGGGCTTGTTGAAAGCCAGTTGCCAGGCTCGAGAACTGGTCCCCTTAATGCTTGCCTGATTGGAAAGCAGATGAAAGCATTTCGTGATGGTGATAG GTTTTGGTGGGAGGCTGAAGGAATGTTTAGCCAGCAACAGAAGGCTGAGCTTTTAAAAGGTTCTCTATCTCGGATCATCTGTGACAACAGCAACATCAGGGAAGTCCCAGCTGATTCATTCAGGTTTGGGAGATTCCCCAATGATTACTTCTCCTGTGATCACCTGCCCTCAATTAATTTGGAAGCATGGAGAGAAGAAATGAGCCAAG ATTTAGTACAGTGTGGCACTCCAAGACATATATGGAATGGGGATTTTATTCTGTCCTCTACATCTGGCAAACTGGTTGCTCTGTACTCCTGTTACCATGGTTTCAAGTTAAAGGGTGCCGCTGCAATAATTTGCGAAGGAAATCAATGGAATAATCAACCCCCACAATGTACAGGTACATGA